AGAATTACTTCCGAACTTGACAAAGATGAATTTATGGATGCAAAAATAAATTTTGTCGAAACACAATTAAACGCAGCTGATAAAACCAATAGAATTCGAGTTTATTTAAATAACAATAAATTGAAATTACCAGTTGGTTTGCGATTGCAAGGCGCAGTGAAAACAAATGCCGTAAAAGGAATTTGGATTCAAAAACAGGCAATGGTAAGTATTGGAAACAAGAAAATAGTTTTCTTAAAAATGGAGAATGGCTTTAAGGCATCGGCCATAAAAACAGGAATTGAAATAGATGATTTTATCCAAATTATTGAGGGCATTTCAGTAAAAGACACCATTGCCAAAAACGCACAATATTTAATTGACAGCGAAAGCTTTATTAAAACCGAATAATGATGAAGACAATAAAAAAAATAAGTGTATTATCAATACTATTTATGGTAATGGTGGCTTGTAATACTAAAGAAAAAGAAGACCATAGCAAACACAATAAGAGTGCAGCAACAACATTTTACACTTGTTCAATGGATCCACAAGTCAAGGAGGACAAACCCGGAAAATGCCCTATTTGCCATATGGAGTTAACCCCAATAAAACAAGATGACACAGAGGCTAATGAAATAAGTTTGAGTAAACAGCAAATACAACTGGGAAATATCACTACCCAAACTATTTCAGAAACCCAAAGCAGTTTAGAGCAAAATTATACGGGAGTCCTGACAATTAATCAAGAGAAAATCAAAACCATTTCTTCAAGAGCAATGGGAAGAATTGAAAAGTTGTACTTCAAAACCGTCGGCGATTATGTGGCTAAAAATCAAGCCGTATATCAATTGTATAGCGAAGATATTGCCATTGCTAAACAGGATTATTTCACGGCATACAAACAACTATCAATGCCTGGCGATTTTGGAAAGAATGCCCGAAATATGCTCAATGCAGCAAAACAAAAGCTGCTATTCTTTGGTTTAACCAATGCCCAAATTGAAAGTTTAAAAACCGGTAAAGAGGTTTCTCCTTATACCATTTTTTATAGCACTGCCAGTGGAACAATATCGGAAATAAGTACCACAGAAGGCAGTTATGCAATGGAAGGTTCTAGCATCATTAAATTGGCGGATTTAAACAGTCTTTGGTTAGAAACACAAGTAAACGTAAACTATGCCAAGAATCTAAAAATAGGACAAAAAGCCCAAATAACGTTTGCCGATTTTCCTGATAAAACCATAAATGCGCAAGTTTCTTTTATCAATCCGGAAATAAATCCAGACACGCGTCTACTTTTAATTCGATTGGAAATACCAAATCCAAATTTGCAATTAAAACCGGGGATGCAAGCGATGGCAAAATTAACACAATCCAATTTAAAAGGATTGTATATTCCTGTTGATGCAGTTATCAGGGAGGAAAACGCTTCCTATATTTGGGTTGAAAAAAGACCGGGAGTATTTGAAAACCTAATGGTCGAAACTGGAATAGAAACCAATGGAATGATAGAAATAAAATCAGAAATAGACAGTACAAAAAAAGTGGTAATTACTGGTGCCTATGCTATAAACAGTGAATATAAATTCCGAAAAGGCAGTGACCCAATGGAAGGAATGAAAATGTAAATATTAAAAATTATGACACATACATATATTATTTCAGGAATGACTTGTGATGGTTGTCGCACCAAAGTCGAAAAAACATTGAATGCTGTTGAGGGCATTGAAGCAAAAGTTTCATTAAATCCGTCTATAGCCACTATAACAATGGAAAAACACATTCCATTAGCACAGTTGCAAGAAGCATTATCTGCCGTTGGAAAATACACCTTAGAAGTGACTAATGGTAAAACTCCACAACAAGTAACAACCAATGAAGATGCAGCAAAATCTTGTTGTTCTAAGCATTCCCACAGCGATAAAACGGAAATCAATGTTCCTGTTAATACAAGTGGCAAATACTACTGTCCTATGCATTGTGAAGGCGAAAAATTATATGACAAAGCGGGTGACTGCCCCGTATGCGGTATGGATTTAGTAAAAGCCCCAGAGTTGACGGTTAGCAAAGCCTTATATACTTGTCCAATGCATCCCGAAGTAATTAGTGAAACGTCGGGTTCTTGTCCAATTTGTGGTATGGATTTGGTGCCAATGGAACCAAGTGATAATGAAGACCAAAAGACGTATAAGGATTTGGTAAAGAAAATGAAAATTGCTGTTGTATTTACTGTTCCTATTTTCACCATTGCTATGATAGAAATGGTACACAATAATCCTTTACTTCAAATAATGGATGCCTCAAAATGGAATTGGGTGCAATTAATATTATCGCTTCCGGTAGTATTTTATGCCTGCTGGATATTCTTTGTTCGTGCATTCAAGTCTATTGTTACTTGGAACTTGAATATGTTTACCCTTATCGGAATTGGAACTGGAGTTGCTTTTTTATTCAGTTTAGTAGGAATGTTTTTTCCTAATATTTTTCCAAACGAATTCAAAACGGAAACTGGAACAGTACTGCTCTATTTTGAAGCTACAACTGTAATATTAACTTTAGTTTTATTAGGTCAACTTTTAGAAGCTAGAGCGCACAGCCAAACAAGTGGTGCAATCAAAGAATTATTAAAACTCGCTCCAACAGAAGCAACTTTAGTTATTGATGGAAACGATAAAGTAATATCCATTCAGGACATCAAAAAAGGCGATTTATTGCGAGTAAAACCAGGAGACAAAATTCCAGTTGATGGAAAAATAACCGATGGCGAAAGCAGTATAGACGAAGCAATGATAACTGGTGAACCTATTCCAGTTGATAAAAAGAAAGATGATAATGTAATTGCAGGAACTATAAACGGTAACAAATCCTTTGTAATGATAGCCGAAAAAGTAGGTTCTGAAACTTTGCTTTCTCAAATTGTTCAAATGGTAAATGATGCCAGTCGTTCAAGAGCACCTATTCAAAAATTAGCCGATAGTATTGCTAAATATTTTGTTCCCATTGTAGTCATTATTTCGGTAGTAACATTTTTCGTTTGGGCAAAATTTGGACCAGAACCAGCTTTGGTTTACGGTTTTATAAATGCAATTGCGGTTTTAATTATTGCTTGTCCTTGTGCATTGGGTCTGGCTACTCCAATGTCAGTAATGGTAGGTGTTGGCAAAGGCGCACAATCGGGAGTTTTGATTAAAAATGCTGAAGCTTTGGAAAATATGAATAAAGTGAATGTTTTAATTACAGATAAAACAGGAACCATTACTGAAGGAAAGCCATCAGTTGAAAAGATATTTGCATCAAACAATAACGAAAATGATTTGTTACAAAGCATCGCTTCATTAAACCAATACAGCGAACATCCATTGGCACAAGCAGTAATCAATTATGCCAAATCCAAAACCGTTTCATTAATTGAAGTCAAAGATTTTGAAGCCGTTGCAGGAAAAGGCGTGACTGGAACTGTAAACAATAGAAAGATAGCATTAGGAAATAAAAAACTAATAGAACAAGTAAAAGCAACTATTGCTGACGATTTAGAAAGCAAAATTATTGCCGAGCAGAAACTAGGAAAAACCGTTTCATATATTGCTGTTAATGGCGTTGCAGTTGGTTTTGTATCAATTACCGATGCAATTAAAATATCTAGTAAAGAAGCCATAAAAGAATTAATGCGTCAAGGAGTTGAAGTAATTATGCTTACTGGCGACAATGTAAATACAGCCAAAGCAGTTGCCGATGAATTAAACTTATCATCCTACAAAGCAAGTTGTTTACCCGAAGACAAATTGAACGAAATAAAACGCTTACAATCCGAAGGGAAAATTGTAGCAATGGCAGGCGATGGTATAAATGATGCACCCGCACTAGCACAAGCAGACATTGGAATTGCGATGGGAACAGGAACTGATGTAGCTATTGAAAGTGCAAAAATCACTCTAGTAAAAGGCGATTTACAAGGCATCGTAAAAGCCAAGAATTTGAGCCACGCTGTAATGCGAAACATCAAACAAAACTTGTTTTTTGCTTTCTTCTATAATGTTTTAGGAGTTCCAATTGCAGCGGGAGTTTTGTATCCATTTTTTGGAGTTTTATTATCGCCAATGATTGCAGCTTTAGCAATGAGTTTTAGCTCGGTTTCTGTAATTGTAAATGCTTTGCGATTGAGAAATTTGAAACTATAGAAAAATATAAATCAGGCAACAGTGATACTGAAGACCGGGCAACAGCGTAACTGACGAATAATTAAATACAATTTATTATGAAAATTCAAAAATTAATTTCGACAAAAACAATTTCATTATTAACAATGTTTTTAATGATTATCTCGTTAAGTGCCAATGCACAAACTAAATCGGATTCCAACCCTACTGAAAAAATTTACATCAATAAAAAGGGTGAAATTCACGATCACGGTTGGAACAAATTAGGATTTATTACCAAAGACAATATCGTGAAAGACAACCAAGGCAAGACCATCTATTTTATTGATGCAAACGGTAATGTTATTGATTCTAATGGAAAAAAGATGGGTATGGCTAAGAAAAATGGTTCTTACTACAACATAAAAGGTGAAAACGTGGTTAATATTGGAAAAACACAAGAAGAAAAATGCGAAATACTGGATGCAAAAGGTCATAATGTAGGTAGCGTACATAAAAATTACAAACTCCACGCGTGTGCCGCTCATTGCTTATTGTTGGAGAAAAAGATGAATGATGAAAAATCAAAAAATTAATTTTCTTAATAAATGGTTCGTCCTAAAACGAACCATTTATTTTATACTATAAAATGACTTTCTGTTAATTGTAAAAACGAATAAGTAATAAGATATAGCTGTATTAAAAATGAACAACCTTACTCAAATAATCCAACAATACAAAACCGATACTGAAAGTGTTTATACTACTTGGTTTGTCGATAATGACCAACGATTAAAAGCATTTCGGACTATTCGCCGTGGTGTTTTGCAAGTGATAGACGACATCAAAAACAAAATATTTCCTAACGATTTTAAAGGCAGTAGTTTAGAATTTGTATTGAGTTGTATAGCAGAACAAAAACAAGTCTTTGTTGGCGTAGCACATCCTTTTTATTGGAAACCAAAATTAAGAATTCCGGATATTTACGAAAACCAAAACAATAAAATTGCTTTCGGTCAATTTCTCGAAAACTGCATTAATGCCAAAACAGAGGAACAAGTAGTAAAAGAAATTGTAAAACTGGACGAACTCAAAATAAAAGGTCTTGGCCCTGCCGTGGCCAGTATTCTATATTTTTTGCATCCAACTTGGTTTCCACCATTCAATACAGCCATTCTCAACGGATTTAATTTTCTGTTTAAAGACAAAAAGAAGTTGGGCAGTTGGACGGAATACCTTAAAATTAGAGAGACACTAATCGAAACCAACTGCAAACACAAAAGTGAATTATCAAATGATTTAGGAGCAATAGCAGGATTGTGTTTTGAAATTGGAACACAAAAAATGCTTATTGGCAACGATGAATATTTAAGCGAAGAAGAACGCAATAAGTTTGAAAAGAATATACTAAAACGACAAAAAGAAATTCAGGAAGAAAAACTAGAAGAAAATCTTCACAACGAAATGCAATACCACTTACTTAAAATTGGAGTTTCACTGGGGTACGATGTTACACCAGCCAGTAATGATAAAAGTAAAGCGTTTAATGGTCAAAGTTTTTCGTTTATATCAATTGGTAAATTTCCAGAATTACCAACGGACAAAGACACTCAAAACACGATTAAACTCATTGATGTGCTTTGGTTTCAAAAAGGAACAAACAAAATTATCGGTGCATTTGAAGTAGAAAAAAGCACCAGTATTTATTCAGGCATTTTACGCCTTTCTGATTTATATTTTAGTATTTCTAACGGCGAAGAGGTATTTTACATCATCATTCCAGACAGTCGCGAAAAAGATGTAATTCAACAATTAAATAGACCGGTCATAAAAAATTCAAAAATGAATATCAAATACATTCTGTTTTCAGAATTGAGAAGTCAATGTGATGCGATTTGCAAATTTGGCTCAGATTATTCAATAATGGAAAAAATCGCAAAATCAATCTAAAAATGAAACTAAAATTAGCCCTTTCAATAACTTTATAGGCTAATCTTTTTCAATTAATTTACATACAAAAATTGAACGCCAAAATCAACCAACTTCTCTCCAACCTCAACGAACAACTGAATTTTATTGATTTAGAAATTACTGACCCCATAAAACACGCTGAAAAAGCAATAGAAATGATTGTCAAATCATTAGGGAATTTGAAAGTAATAATTATAAAAACCAATTTTAGAACCCAAACCGAAGAAATACTTTTTTTCAAAGAAGTTAAGCCCCAATTTTTTTCAAAATTAATATTTCATACAAAAGTGCTAAAAATTGAAACCAAACGACCAAAAGGAACAGACAGATCTCAAAGAAAATATTTACTAAACGAATTAGATAAATTAAATCATTATTTCGATAATAATTTGGAGTTTTATCAATATTACAGAACAGGAGCAATTTTCCTTGATGAAAAATATTTTTTAAGAGGAAAATATGATATTAGGTTATCATTAGATACTTTTTTCTTCACTTCAGACCAAGAATTTAATACAAGTCACGATTTTAAAGTATCAAAAATATTAGCCAACGATTTACTTGAAATATATCTAAAAGAACAGCTGACAATATTAGACAGAAAAGAAACAATGACAACTAAAACACAAGCACTACCAAAAGTAAAACTCACTTGGACAGATAGTAAATCTGCATTAATTGAAACGATATATGCCCTTTATTATCAAGGTAGCTTCAATAATGGTACTGCTGATATAAAAGACATAGCAAATTATTTTGAAGCAGTTTTCAATATCGATTTAGGTGATGTTTACAGAAGTTGGTATTCCATCAGAGGCAGAAAAACAGAAGAAACAACATATTTAGATGGTTTAACAAGAATACTAAAGAAGAAAATTGATCAAGAAAATAATAAGTCAAAATAGTAGTACCAAGTTCATACCAAGTTGGCATAACTACATAATAAATTAAATATGTAATATATTGAAAATCAATATTTAAAACTAAATAGTGTTTTAAATATTTAGAAATTAAAAAAGATATTTGATTTAAAACAGTTCAATTCTTTTCCGAGCTGGTATTTTTAATAAAACCAAACACAATATTTAATCTGTTTTAACCATAAAAAACAGTAATTGACAAAAATTCGTTACCAAGTTGATACCAACTTGGCAAACAAAATAAATCAATTAATTCAATTTTGTACCATAACAATTTAAAACATCAGTTATGGCAATCGA
This region of Flavobacterium lacustre genomic DNA includes:
- a CDS encoding RteC domain-containing protein gives rise to the protein MNAKINQLLSNLNEQLNFIDLEITDPIKHAEKAIEMIVKSLGNLKVIIIKTNFRTQTEEILFFKEVKPQFFSKLIFHTKVLKIETKRPKGTDRSQRKYLLNELDKLNHYFDNNLEFYQYYRTGAIFLDEKYFLRGKYDIRLSLDTFFFTSDQEFNTSHDFKVSKILANDLLEIYLKEQLTILDRKETMTTKTQALPKVKLTWTDSKSALIETIYALYYQGSFNNGTADIKDIANYFEAVFNIDLGDVYRSWYSIRGRKTEETTYLDGLTRILKKKIDQENNKSK
- a CDS encoding heavy metal translocating P-type ATPase: MTHTYIISGMTCDGCRTKVEKTLNAVEGIEAKVSLNPSIATITMEKHIPLAQLQEALSAVGKYTLEVTNGKTPQQVTTNEDAAKSCCSKHSHSDKTEINVPVNTSGKYYCPMHCEGEKLYDKAGDCPVCGMDLVKAPELTVSKALYTCPMHPEVISETSGSCPICGMDLVPMEPSDNEDQKTYKDLVKKMKIAVVFTVPIFTIAMIEMVHNNPLLQIMDASKWNWVQLILSLPVVFYACWIFFVRAFKSIVTWNLNMFTLIGIGTGVAFLFSLVGMFFPNIFPNEFKTETGTVLLYFEATTVILTLVLLGQLLEARAHSQTSGAIKELLKLAPTEATLVIDGNDKVISIQDIKKGDLLRVKPGDKIPVDGKITDGESSIDEAMITGEPIPVDKKKDDNVIAGTINGNKSFVMIAEKVGSETLLSQIVQMVNDASRSRAPIQKLADSIAKYFVPIVVIISVVTFFVWAKFGPEPALVYGFINAIAVLIIACPCALGLATPMSVMVGVGKGAQSGVLIKNAEALENMNKVNVLITDKTGTITEGKPSVEKIFASNNNENDLLQSIASLNQYSEHPLAQAVINYAKSKTVSLIEVKDFEAVAGKGVTGTVNNRKIALGNKKLIEQVKATIADDLESKIIAEQKLGKTVSYIAVNGVAVGFVSITDAIKISSKEAIKELMRQGVEVIMLTGDNVNTAKAVADELNLSSYKASCLPEDKLNEIKRLQSEGKIVAMAGDGINDAPALAQADIGIAMGTGTDVAIESAKITLVKGDLQGIVKAKNLSHAVMRNIKQNLFFAFFYNVLGVPIAAGVLYPFFGVLLSPMIAALAMSFSSVSVIVNALRLRNLKL
- a CDS encoding efflux RND transporter periplasmic adaptor subunit; translation: MMKTIKKISVLSILFMVMVACNTKEKEDHSKHNKSAATTFYTCSMDPQVKEDKPGKCPICHMELTPIKQDDTEANEISLSKQQIQLGNITTQTISETQSSLEQNYTGVLTINQEKIKTISSRAMGRIEKLYFKTVGDYVAKNQAVYQLYSEDIAIAKQDYFTAYKQLSMPGDFGKNARNMLNAAKQKLLFFGLTNAQIESLKTGKEVSPYTIFYSTASGTISEISTTEGSYAMEGSSIIKLADLNSLWLETQVNVNYAKNLKIGQKAQITFADFPDKTINAQVSFINPEINPDTRLLLIRLEIPNPNLQLKPGMQAMAKLTQSNLKGLYIPVDAVIREENASYIWVEKRPGVFENLMVETGIETNGMIEIKSEIDSTKKVVITGAYAINSEYKFRKGSDPMEGMKM
- a CDS encoding 5-fold beta-flower protein, with amino-acid sequence MKIQKLISTKTISLLTMFLMIISLSANAQTKSDSNPTEKIYINKKGEIHDHGWNKLGFITKDNIVKDNQGKTIYFIDANGNVIDSNGKKMGMAKKNGSYYNIKGENVVNIGKTQEEKCEILDAKGHNVGSVHKNYKLHACAAHCLLLEKKMNDEKSKN